From the Oryzias latipes chromosome 22, ASM223467v1 genome, one window contains:
- the LOC111946851 gene encoding G2/M phase-specific E3 ubiquitin-protein ligase-like — protein MLYVTFASDENTTEDAEDLGGPRREFFRLLVKAIFQESGAFEESPNGFIPRLNVSHVQNRVYRTIGQMMSTIIVQGGECPALLSSVVLDYLLTGRMFDIRVSPEDVADVELRDSLKTIDQATTDDDLQRAIESCESWRYQIEGLPNPVTMDNKDAFVKNAIIFHVLLQRKSCYDQLAEGLECYELLPLLKENLPLRVLLEMPKVRSDLTADVVATLLKPSYSVLGSNKRPKEELMVVKFRDFLNSVQEREVEECLHGRTLTEAEKTFLRNLNPGHILAFVTGSSRVPAVGFQPSPKLSFVHNENKYLPVAHTCSNELEIFVNSKNLADNDEFEYNFLVALMNGANFSAV, from the exons ATGCTTTATGTAACATTTGCCAGTGATGAAAACACCACAGAAGATGCAGAAGATCTTGGAGGTCCCCGTCGAGAATTCTTTCGCTTGCTTGTTAAAGCAATTTTCCAAGAAAGTGGGGCATTTGAGG AGTCCCCCAATGGCTTCATTCCAAGACTAAATGTTTCGCATGTCCAAAATCGAGTCTACCGCACTATTGGTCAGATGATGTCTACCATCATTGTCCAAGGTGGAGAATGTCCTGCTCTCCTTTCGTCTGTTGTCTTGGACTACCTGCTGACTGGGCGTATGTTCGACATCCGCGTTTCTCCAGAGGATGTTGCCGATGTGGAACTTAGAGACAGCCTCAAGACA ATTGATCAAGCAACAACTGATGATGATCTGCAACGAGCAATAGAATCCTGTGAGTCATGGAGGTACCAAATTGAAGGTCTTCCAAACCCTGTTACCATGGACAACAAGGATGCATTTGTTAAAAATGCTATAATTTTCCATGTTCTACTACAACGAAAGAGCTGCTACGATCAGTTAGCTGAGGGGTTGGAATGTTATGAG CTCTTACCACTTCTGAAAGAGAACCTTCCCCTTCGGGTTCTTTTAGAGATGCCCAAGGTTCGCAGTGATCTTACAGCAGATGTGGTTGCTACCCTTCTGAAGCCCAGCTACTCCGTTCTGGGAAGCAACAAACGACCAAAAGAAGAGCTGATGGTGGTTAAGTTCAGAGATTTCCTCAATAGTGTTcaag AAAGAGAAGTTGAGGAATGTCTTCATGGCAGAACCctgacagaagcagagaagaccTTTCTCAGAAATTTAAATCCTGGACATATTCTCGCCTTTGTGACTGGAAGTAGCAGAGTTCCAGCAGTTGGATTTCAACCAAGTCCAAAGTTAAGCTTTGTTCATAATGAAAACAAGTACCTTCCAGTCGCTCATACATGCTCAAATGAGCTTGAAATCTTTGTAAATTCCAAAAATCTAGCTGACAATGATGAGTTTGAATATAACTTCCTAGTAGCGCTTATGAATGGAGCAAATTTTAGTGCAgtttaa